Proteins from a genomic interval of Papaver somniferum cultivar HN1 chromosome 4, ASM357369v1, whole genome shotgun sequence:
- the LOC113272116 gene encoding uncharacterized protein LOC113272116, whose protein sequence is MEQPHGFVDPQHPNHICLLQKSLHGLKQAPRAWYERFNQYLLKFGFSNSVCDTSMFIYQKGDARMILLVYVDHIILVGSSDDLLQSFINSLKNKFSMKDLGPLHYFLGIEATYDSPAKKLLLTQNKYSLDLLKKHDMLGCKICKTLVAQGQSASLCDETSQYDSTSYRSLVGGLQYLTLTRPDISFAVNYVSQFLHYPTDIHLQLDKRILRYIKGSLGQGLTLSSGNCSEPQSYSDSDWDGCPYTNKFTSRYCVFIGGNLVSCSSKKQQTISRSSIEAEYRGLANETTEILWISYLFEELLVHLSLPCKFFFDNQGTGSVTTNPIFHARTKHIEVDYHMICDLDKFGFLRVSYVHTSHQIAELFTKGLSKSQFSVLKDKLMPHVRTSV, encoded by the coding sequence ATGGAACAACCACATGGCTTTGTGGATCCACAACATCCCAATCATATTTGTTTGCTCCAGAAATCTCTCCATGGTCttaagcaagcaccaagagcatGGTATGAGAGGTTCAATCAATATCTTCTTAAATTTGGTTTCTCAAATTCTGTTTGTGATACCTCCATGTTTATATATCAAAAAGGAGATGCTAGGATGATTCTACTGGTTTATGTTGATCATATTATTTTAGTTGGTTCTTCTGATGATCTTCTTCAATCTTTCATTAATTCTCTCAAAAATAAGTTTTCTATGAAGGATCTAGGCCCATTGCATTATTTTTTAGGTATTGAAGCTACCTATGATTCACCAGCTAAGAAGTTATTGTTAACTCAAAACAAATACTCTTTGGATCTTCTGAAGAAACATGATATGCTGGGATGTAAGATATGCAAAACTCTAGTTGCTCAAGGTCAAAGCGCTTCACTTTGTGATGAAACATCTCAATATGATAGCACTTCTTATAGAAGTTTGGTGGGTGGTCTTCAATATCTCACTCTCACTAGACCTGACATTAGTTTTGCAGTTAACTATGTTAGTCAGTTCTTACACTATCCTACAGACATTCACCTTCAGTTAGATAAGAGAATTTTACGCTACATTAAAGGATCTCTTGGTCAGGGACTTACACTGTCTTCTGGTAATTGTTCTGAGCCACAGTCTTATAGTGATAGTGATTGGGATGGTTGTCCATATACTAATAAATTTACTTCTAGatattgtgtttttattggtggaaatcttgtctcttgttcctccaaGAAACAACAGACTATTTCGCGTTCTTCCATAGAAGCTGAGTATCGTGGTTTAGCAAATGAAACAACAGAAATTTTATGGATCTCTTATCTGTTTGAAGAATTGTTAGTACATCTTTCTTTACCCTGCAAATTTTTCTTTGATAATCAGGGTACTGGCAGTGTTACAACTAATCCAATCTTCCATGCTCGTACCAAACACATTGAAGTAGATTATCACATGATCTGTGATCTAGATAAGTTTGGTTTTCTACGAGTATCCTATGTTCATACCTCTCACCAGATAGCTGAATTATTTACTAAAGGTCTCTCCAAGTCCCAGTTCAGTGTTTTAAAGGACAAACTGATGCCTCACGTACGAACATCAGTTTGA
- the LOC113272117 gene encoding integumentary mucin A.1-like, with the protein MAAITKKRSPGFFPSYSTVIAIVVCIFAYAEVVSAWKNICVPGDIYMDSYTVGGQRACNSCTNWCKSQCSKLELSMVKGTDKCLRNPQNTIRCKCCCEKPFSPPKPPLPPSASKFEGHHPWTFNICVSNQIYEKLGHPNGKDCIHKPLCEKTCNQKGLSKARSECVAAGSMVSPLAWVEQCCCEKLVPSPPSIPTTTTTLATSSIPTTTTTLASSSSPTTTTLATSSFPTTPLASSSVPITPTSIPPPPSPPPSPLPPPPPSAAINICAPGDAFSQTSMSTTDCTQCTSYCRSKCLGTGSSMRKNGCREDSPSTVLCKCCCRSITSLLSAIGSFLHAEQK; encoded by the exons ATGGCAGCAATAACTAAGAAAAGATCCCCGGGTTTCTTTCCTAGCTACAGTACTGTCATTGCGATAGTTGTATGCATCTTTGCATATGCAG aggtGGTATCGGCATGGAAGAATATATGCGTTCCTGGAGATATATACATGGATTCATACACTGTTGGTGGCCAGCGGGCTTGCAACTCTTGTACAAATTGGTGTAAATCACAGTGTTCAAAATTGGAACTTTCAATGGTCAAGGGTACAGATAAGTGTTTAAGAAACCCCCAAAATACTATTCGATGCAAGTGTTGCTGTGAAAAACCCTTCTCTCCGCCAAAACCACCTCTTCCTCCTTCTGCATCCAAATTTGAGGGCCATCACCCATGGACTTTTAACATATGTGTGAGTAACCAAATATATGAAAAACTTGGGCACCCTAATGGGAAAGATTGCATTCATAAACCTTTATGTGAGAAAACTTGCAACCAAAAAGGCCTTTCAAAAGCAAGGTCCGAGTGCGTAGCAGCTGGTAGTATGGTCAGTCCACTTGCTTGGGTTGAGCAATGTTGTTGTGAAAAGCTCGTCCCCTCACCCCCCTccatccccaccaccaccaccaccctcgCCACCTCCTccatccccaccaccaccaccaccctcgCCTCCTCCTCgtcccccaccaccaccaccctcgCCACCTCCTCCTTCCCCACCACCCCCCTCGCCTCCTCCTCCGTCCCCATCACCCCCACCTCcatcccaccaccaccatcacctcctccATCTCCATTACCCCCACCTCCGCCATCTGCTGCAATAAATATTTGCGCACCTGGGGATGCTTTTTCACAGACCAGCATGTCTACCACTGATTGCACCCAGTGTACATCTTATTGTAGAAGTAAATGTCTTGGAACTGGATCTTCAATGAGAAAAAATGGGTGTAGGGAAGACTCTCCTTCTACTGTATTGTGCAAGTGTTGTTGTAGGAGCATTACCTCACTATTATCTGCTATAGGTTCATTTCTACACGCAGAACAAAAGTGA
- the LOC113272118 gene encoding uncharacterized protein LOC113272118 encodes MAAITKKRSPGFFPSYSTVIAIVVCIFAYAEVVSAWKNICVPGDIYMDSYTVGGQRACNSCTNWCKSQCSKLELSMVKGTDKCLRNPQNTIRCKCCCEKPFSPPKPPLPPSASV; translated from the exons ATGGCAGCAATAACTAAGAAAAGATCCCCGGGTTTCTTTCCTAGCTACAGTACTGTCATTGCGATAGTTGTATGCATCTTTGCATATGCAG aggtGGTATCGGCATGGAAGAATATATGCGTTCCTGGAGATATATACATGGATTCATACACTGTTGGTGGCCAGCGGGCTTGCAACTCTTGTACAAATTGGTGTAAATCACAGTGTTCAAAATTGGAACTTTCAATGGTCAAGGGTACAGATAAGTGTTTAAGAAACCCCCAAAATACTATTCGATGCAAGTGTTGCTGTGAAAAACCCTTCTCTCCCCCAAAACCACCTCTTCCTCCTTCTGCAAGTGTTTAA
- the LOC113272119 gene encoding probable ubiquitin conjugation factor E4 has protein sequence MNALLGYAPFPQPEQDMKLLPKEAKKDWRNYCCYISQILHDKALLKDALSFYGLMVVWLVGLAGGFKMPLPSSCPIEFACVPEHLVEDAIEMLIFVLRCSELLVDGIPEMDEFIKFIIMFMASPNYIRNPYIRERMVELLSLCLCNRRCACSVITVFKGSQLNLEFLVGDLLELYAKEVFTGSPNNLQFRKSILEILALINENINLLDSESFLWMQERDRMFKYDKDMIGRRISYRIASLEMLAFTSKQIIVPFLLPHMVDTVATMLNHILVHLLSLHTKSSFGTRRFMKCGCCLEILLKQIVSIYVHLARGDSENIFVAAICKDSQSYYEQLFIDVARVLDEDRLVPEFIELGVRNIISKILSC, from the exons ATGAATGCGTTGCTAGGATATGCTCCCTTCCCACAGCCAGAGCAGGATATGAAGCTTCTTCCTAAAGAAGCGAAAAAGGATTGGAGAAATTATTGTTGTTATATATCTCAGATACTGCATGATAAAGCATTACTTAAGGACGCACTATCCTTCTATGGCTTGATGGTTGTTTGGTTGGTAGGTCTTGCTGGCGGGTTTAAAATGCCTTTGCCATCAAGCTGCCCAATTGAATTTGCTTGTGTGCCTGAACACTTGGTCGAAGATGCAATAGAAATGCTTATTTTTGTACTTCGGTGCAGCGAATTATTGGTTGATGGCATTCCTGAAATGGATGAATTTATAAAATTCATTATAATGTTCATGGCAAGTCCAAATTATATTCGAAACCCTTATATAAGAGAAAGGATGGTGGAACTCTTGAGTCTGTGTCTCTGCAACCGAAGATGCGCATGTTCAGTGATTACCGTTTTCAAAGGCAGTCAACTAAACCTGGAGTTTCTTGTTGGTGATCTTCTAGAACTTTATGCCAAGGAGGTGTTCACTGGTTCTCCAAACAATCTTCAGTTCCGCAAAAGTATTTTGGAAATTCTTGCTT TGATCAATGAGAATATCAATCTTCTTGACAGTGAATCATTTCTGTGGATGCAGGAGAGAGACCGTATGTTTAAGTATGATAAGGATATGATTGGACGTCGTATTTCGTACAGAATTGCAAGTCTAGAAATGCTAGCATTTACATCAAAGCAGATTATTGTTCCTTTCCTCCTTCCACATATGGTAGATACAGTGGCTACAATGCTCAATCACATTTTGGTACATCTTTTGAGCCTTCACACGAAATCTTCTTTCGGGACAAGGCGCTTTATGAAGTGTGGTTGTTGTCTGGAGATATTGCTTAAGCAGATTGTCAGTATTTATGTACATCTTGCAAGAGGTGACAGCGAAAATATTTTTGTAGCTGCTATTTGTAAGGATAGTCAATCATACTACGAGCAGTTGTTCATAGACGTCGCAAGAGTTTTGGATGAAGACAGATTGGTGCCAGAATTTATAGAGCTTGGTGTTAGAAATATTATCTCCAAGATATTATCTTGTTGA